A genomic segment from Syntrophotalea acetylenivorans encodes:
- a CDS encoding acyltransferase has protein sequence MFLYLAKCLLRTYRNNQLLKLSQKFHREATIGPFFELELGASIKNESDDKGKIIIGHHCRINGTLACKEFGKIKIGNYSTIQSGASIECLQNISIGNFSAVAGCALVTDNNTHAIGIEEWIKHRIRTAPEGAGYPGLGNGWELSDSAPVKIGDGVWVGAGSTILKGVTVGDGAIVARGSVVTKDVVPFTIVAGNPARKVKDLPVPDKPIDEIVNEILVK, from the coding sequence GTGTTTCTATATTTGGCAAAATGTTTATTAAGAACCTATAGAAATAATCAGTTATTAAAACTTTCCCAAAAATTTCATCGAGAAGCAACTATAGGGCCTTTTTTTGAGCTAGAATTAGGCGCATCTATAAAAAACGAATCAGATGATAAAGGAAAGATTATAATAGGCCATCACTGTCGAATTAATGGAACGCTAGCCTGTAAAGAATTCGGGAAAATAAAAATAGGTAACTATTCAACTATTCAAAGTGGTGCCTCCATAGAATGTTTGCAGAATATCTCTATTGGAAATTTTTCTGCTGTGGCTGGTTGCGCTTTAGTAACGGATAACAATACTCACGCAATTGGAATTGAAGAATGGATCAAACACCGCATCCGAACCGCGCCAGAAGGCGCAGGTTACCCCGGCTTAGGGAATGGATGGGAATTATCTGATTCTGCACCTGTCAAAATAGGTGATGGGGTCTGGGTTGGTGCAGGGAGCACAATTTTAAAAGGAGTGACGGTTGGTGATGGGGCAATTGTCGCTAGAGGGTCTGTGGTGACCAAAGACGTTGTGCCGTTTACTATAGTTGCCGGAAACCCAGCAAGAAAGGTTAAAGATCTTCCTGTCCCTGATAAACCCATTGATGAGATCGTTAATGAAATATTAGTTAAATGA
- a CDS encoding GNAT family N-acetyltransferase, translating to MSKLSENEKVVARIITNELEWDAIRSAWNGLFERSPNASPPLHFDWLRRWWRTYGHVYADGLLIFTLWRETKLICGVPLYVSRGKFGVRCIRFISTGEEEYEEICPDYLNILALPGEEEVSAAAFWREIAGLGWDQIEFQDLPKDSPLFPNYNDMFDAQPYFRGGCPIANISGGFDAYLGRLSSHRRNKARRLLRDGKRAGVKFEIVEHCRADQVFDALIRLHQERWVANGKPGVFSAPRFVEFHRNLIHDWMPEGKALLAQLLINDEPIAVLYGFVSGSKFDFYQCGIRRDPTISLRSPGNLANLLFIKALSEMGISEYDFLRGSSAYKNELATCENQLFGLRIWRLTPRSMVHRFMGLSCGAVRKGLSLFGIY from the coding sequence ATGTCAAAATTATCAGAAAATGAAAAGGTGGTCGCGCGTATTATTACAAATGAACTTGAATGGGATGCCATTAGGTCTGCCTGGAATGGACTTTTTGAGCGGAGCCCTAATGCATCACCGCCTCTTCATTTTGATTGGCTGCGTAGGTGGTGGCGTACATATGGTCATGTCTATGCGGATGGTTTGCTGATTTTTACTTTATGGCGGGAAACAAAACTTATTTGCGGTGTGCCTTTATATGTCAGCAGGGGAAAGTTTGGTGTCAGATGCATTCGTTTTATCTCAACGGGTGAGGAGGAGTATGAGGAAATTTGTCCAGATTATTTGAATATTCTCGCTTTGCCAGGTGAGGAGGAGGTGTCCGCTGCTGCGTTTTGGCGTGAGATAGCTGGCTTGGGTTGGGATCAAATTGAGTTTCAGGACTTGCCTAAAGATTCGCCATTGTTTCCTAATTATAATGACATGTTTGATGCCCAACCTTATTTCAGGGGAGGGTGTCCCATCGCAAATATTTCTGGAGGGTTTGACGCTTATCTTGGGCGCTTGTCATCGCATAGGCGAAATAAGGCTCGCCGTCTCTTGAGGGATGGAAAGCGGGCCGGAGTGAAATTTGAAATCGTTGAGCACTGTAGAGCCGACCAAGTGTTTGACGCATTAATTCGATTACACCAAGAACGATGGGTGGCAAATGGAAAACCAGGTGTTTTTTCGGCCCCGAGGTTCGTTGAATTTCATCGTAACCTTATCCATGATTGGATGCCCGAGGGAAAGGCATTGCTCGCCCAATTGTTAATTAATGATGAGCCAATAGCTGTACTTTACGGTTTTGTTTCTGGTAGTAAATTTGATTTTTACCAGTGTGGAATTAGGCGCGATCCTACCATTTCTCTGCGGAGTCCAGGGAATTTAGCTAATTTGCTTTTTATAAAAGCACTCTCAGAAATGGGAATAAGTGAGTATGATTTTCTCCGGGGTTCTTCTGCTTATAAGAACGAGTTGGCGACATGTGAAAACCAATTGTTTGGGTTAAGAATATGGCGATTAACCCCTAGATCGATGGTTCACCGTTTCATGGGCCTTTCTTGTGGTGCCGTTCGAAAAGGATTATCTCTGTTCGGAATTTATTAG
- a CDS encoding XrtA-associated tyrosine autokinase: MSRIEKAIEKANQLRQGAPADISPVKVTPLPAAASTIQPPAEDLPTGQALQPDHPCLVINRDPGEGIAEEYRKLKSVVFELTRQGGFDNTLLVTSDLPDAGKSLTALNLALTMAKEYDHTVLLVDTDLRKPSVHKYLGIAPEKGLLHCLTENYPLEKALIRTGIGKLVVLPAGGTVADPAELLASNRMRDLVAELKARYPDRYVIFDTTPVLPFAEASVLGSLVDKILFVVRERQTRNDHLQEALGMLKGNNLLGIVYNDADVSHKMDHYRYYNY; encoded by the coding sequence ATGAGCCGAATTGAAAAAGCCATCGAAAAGGCCAACCAACTGCGACAGGGCGCTCCTGCCGATATATCACCGGTAAAGGTTACGCCGCTGCCGGCCGCTGCGTCGACCATCCAGCCGCCCGCCGAGGACCTTCCGACGGGTCAGGCCCTGCAGCCGGACCACCCCTGTTTGGTCATCAACCGTGACCCCGGTGAAGGAATCGCCGAAGAATACCGCAAGCTCAAGTCGGTGGTGTTCGAACTGACTCGGCAGGGCGGCTTTGACAACACCCTGTTGGTGACCAGCGATCTGCCCGATGCAGGTAAGAGCCTCACAGCTCTCAATCTGGCTCTCACCATGGCCAAGGAGTACGACCATACGGTGCTGCTGGTCGATACCGACCTGCGCAAGCCGTCGGTGCATAAATACCTTGGCATTGCCCCGGAAAAAGGTCTGTTGCATTGTCTGACCGAGAACTACCCCCTGGAAAAGGCCTTGATCCGCACCGGCATCGGTAAGCTGGTGGTGCTGCCGGCCGGTGGCACCGTAGCCGACCCAGCCGAACTGCTCGCATCCAATCGCATGCGCGATCTGGTTGCCGAACTCAAGGCTCGCTATCCGGATCGCTATGTCATCTTCGATACCACGCCGGTATTACCTTTTGCCGAGGCGTCGGTGCTCGGCTCCCTGGTCGACAAGATCCTGTTCGTGGTCCGCGAGCGCCAGACCCGTAATGACCATCTGCAAGAAGCCCTGGGAATGCTCAAAGGGAACAATCTGCTCGGCATCGTTTATAACGACGCCGATGTCAGTCATAAAATGGATCATTACCGGTATTACAATTATTGA
- a CDS encoding polysaccharide deacetylase family protein, with the protein MSRNKIIVCNYHRLYKEKIFTEFDRGVFAHSVIEFEKHLLWLKKNTKILAESELIDILSGRVSTTKICSLVTFDDGYIDNYTLAYPLLKRLNVPAIFFIPTGLIDSRKLGWWDVIAYLIKKTENTSVDYRGEVVSLESKISAIKKFQGIMKIKPFEKTADLLHELSSLCDVPLPDIKKQSKELMTWEQIKEVSDAGIDIGSHTHSHRVLSTISKYEQKKELSFSKSIIEKKIGKKVNTIAYPVGNYQHFNSDTINVISKTGYDAGFSFNTGINYTRELSGFNLKRIEPSANIELLASTIFFPRLFI; encoded by the coding sequence ATGTCAAGAAATAAGATTATAGTATGCAATTATCATCGCCTGTATAAAGAAAAAATATTCACAGAATTTGATAGAGGGGTATTTGCTCACTCTGTTATAGAGTTTGAGAAGCATTTGTTATGGCTTAAAAAGAACACTAAAATATTAGCGGAAAGTGAACTTATTGATATTTTATCCGGTAGGGTTTCAACAACCAAAATATGCAGCTTGGTCACATTTGACGATGGTTATATAGATAACTATACGCTTGCATATCCTTTGTTGAAGAGATTAAACGTGCCGGCAATCTTTTTTATTCCAACAGGATTGATTGATTCAAGAAAGCTTGGTTGGTGGGATGTTATTGCGTATTTAATAAAAAAAACTGAAAATACTTCTGTTGATTATAGGGGGGAGGTTGTTTCGCTCGAAAGTAAGATATCTGCGATTAAAAAATTTCAGGGCATTATGAAAATAAAGCCGTTTGAAAAAACAGCAGATCTACTTCACGAGCTCTCTAGTTTATGTGATGTCCCATTGCCAGATATAAAGAAGCAATCAAAAGAATTGATGACTTGGGAACAAATCAAGGAAGTCTCTGATGCTGGCATAGATATAGGGTCACATACTCATAGTCATAGAGTTCTGAGTACCATATCAAAATATGAACAAAAAAAAGAATTAAGTTTTTCAAAATCAATCATAGAGAAAAAAATTGGAAAAAAAGTTAATACAATTGCGTATCCAGTCGGAAATTATCAACACTTTAATTCTGATACAATTAATGTTATTTCTAAGACTGGCTATGATGCTGGATTTTCTTTCAATACAGGGATTAATTATACAAGAGAACTAAGTGGATTTAATCTTAAACGAATAGAACCTTCGGCAAATATAGAACTTTTGGCATCAACAATTTTTTTCCCAAGGTTATTTATTTAA
- a CDS encoding glycosyltransferase family 2 protein, producing MCDLSFVILTWNSESYLQRCFDSIIDKCRQEQLVFEIIVVDNGSSDDSLALFERYERDYPENFVPILLKENTGTTYSRNLGLKKARGQYLCILDSDTEFSVGSLNQVLQRLEQDKQVGLIAPRLVYPDGTVQNSVKKFPAFWHKLSKLPKALLKIPVPNRDFYSDFPFTAERSVDSAISACWFFRKELVEEVGLLDEKIFYSPEDLDYCLRVRKSGRQIIYCPDLTVIHHTQQISHKKPLSKVSLSHFGGLLYYFRKHGGWLSCKGIYRQIAAQQAKAATSGQSVAGS from the coding sequence TTGTGTGATCTTTCCTTTGTCATATTGACCTGGAATTCAGAATCATACCTGCAGCGTTGCTTCGATTCCATTATCGACAAGTGCCGTCAGGAACAATTGGTTTTTGAAATTATAGTGGTCGACAACGGTTCGTCCGATGATTCGTTGGCTCTTTTTGAACGTTATGAAAGAGACTACCCGGAAAACTTCGTACCGATTTTACTGAAGGAAAATACCGGCACGACTTACTCGCGCAATCTCGGTTTGAAAAAGGCGCGGGGTCAATATCTCTGTATTCTTGATTCGGACACTGAATTCTCCGTTGGTTCTTTGAATCAGGTTCTTCAGCGCCTGGAACAAGATAAGCAGGTCGGTCTTATCGCGCCCCGTCTGGTCTATCCCGATGGTACCGTGCAGAACTCGGTAAAAAAATTCCCCGCCTTCTGGCACAAACTCAGCAAGCTGCCAAAAGCCCTGTTGAAGATCCCGGTGCCGAATCGCGATTTCTATAGCGACTTTCCTTTCACTGCCGAGCGCAGCGTCGACTCCGCCATTTCGGCCTGCTGGTTTTTCCGCAAGGAGCTTGTAGAGGAGGTTGGTCTGCTCGACGAAAAGATCTTTTATTCTCCCGAGGATCTCGACTACTGTCTTCGGGTGCGCAAATCAGGCCGGCAGATCATTTACTGTCCCGATCTGACGGTGATCCATCACACCCAGCAGATTTCCCACAAAAAACCGTTGTCCAAGGTGTCTCTGAGCCACTTCGGCGGTCTGCTCTACTATTTCCGTAAGCATGGCGGCTGGTTGTCTTGTAAAGGCATTTATAGGCAGATTGCCGCTCAACAGGCCAAGGCTGCGACCTCCGGCCAGTCAGTGGCGGGTTCCTGA
- a CDS encoding TIGR03016 family PEP-CTERM system-associated outer membrane protein, which produces MQRILTIIVLLGALWPLSARAAFQIEPRLQLREEFTDNLFLDDRDEESDFITTINPGILLRYDARLLELELDYGLNFLKYLHHDEKDETSLRDTQRIQLRSVFLPGQDFSVTVLNEYQRVTIDSQRQVDEDSPFVNKSNRNKLVINPEYRSSYFRTFTPSVGYRFEKIDYDKPEGDDSYSQEVYLDLRKQLNSKIDVTLGASQQFYRADRDQDTGQDEDYDRLDVTGRLDYRLSRALTLRAGGGSGWVDYKDQDEEQSLLWDLALDYQPGSRWRAGLAYREDFSQSVNEGLTRSKRFEASFDYLERLPVSLLLYADKQDYQTEDREDRSIGGNFKLTIPFANRLSLNLTSEASVWRFRPEDEDAFRYGAGLAASYPFKIGTLSAGYRYRASNSDLDENDYKSNVVYVQAGLTF; this is translated from the coding sequence TTGCAGCGTATATTGACCATTATTGTCCTGCTAGGAGCCTTATGGCCGCTGTCAGCCCGGGCGGCATTTCAGATCGAACCCCGCCTGCAGCTTCGGGAAGAGTTTACCGACAACCTGTTTCTCGATGACCGGGACGAAGAAAGTGATTTCATCACCACCATCAATCCGGGGATTCTACTGCGCTATGACGCCCGGTTGCTGGAGCTAGAACTCGATTATGGCCTAAACTTTCTCAAATATTTGCACCACGACGAAAAGGACGAAACCAGCCTGAGAGATACTCAGCGGATTCAGTTGAGAAGCGTCTTTTTGCCCGGGCAGGATTTCTCCGTGACGGTGCTCAATGAGTATCAGCGGGTGACCATCGACAGCCAGCGCCAAGTCGATGAAGACAGTCCTTTCGTCAACAAGAGCAACCGTAACAAGCTGGTGATCAACCCCGAATATCGCAGCAGCTATTTCAGGACCTTTACCCCCAGCGTCGGTTACCGGTTTGAAAAAATTGACTATGACAAGCCGGAAGGGGACGATTCCTACAGCCAAGAGGTCTACCTTGATCTGCGCAAGCAGCTCAACTCCAAGATCGATGTGACCCTTGGGGCGAGCCAGCAGTTCTATCGTGCCGACCGGGATCAGGATACTGGCCAGGACGAGGACTACGATCGCCTGGATGTCACCGGTCGTCTCGACTACCGTCTCAGTCGGGCCCTTACCCTGCGGGCCGGAGGCGGCAGCGGTTGGGTTGATTATAAGGATCAGGACGAGGAACAATCCCTGCTCTGGGATCTGGCTCTTGACTATCAGCCCGGCTCCCGCTGGCGGGCAGGCCTCGCCTACCGAGAGGACTTCAGTCAATCCGTCAATGAAGGCTTGACCCGCAGCAAGCGTTTCGAAGCCTCCTTCGATTACCTTGAGCGACTGCCTGTCAGCCTGCTGCTCTACGCCGACAAGCAGGATTACCAGACCGAAGATCGTGAAGACCGCTCCATCGGGGGGAACTTCAAGCTCACCATCCCCTTTGCCAATCGACTGTCTCTCAACCTGACCAGCGAAGCCTCGGTCTGGCGCTTCCGACCCGAAGACGAGGATGCTTTCCGCTACGGAGCCGGTCTGGCCGCCAGTTACCCCTTCAAGATCGGCACCCTGAGCGCCGGTTACCGCTACCGGGCCAGTAATTCCGACCTGGACGAGAACGATTATAAGAGCAATGTTGTTTATGTTCAGGCGGGTTTAACTTTCTAA
- a CDS encoding XrtA/PEP-CTERM system-associated ATPase, whose translation MYESFFGLKDKPFSLVPDPRFLFLSATHKKALRYLQYGLQEGAGFILLTGEVGSGKTTILKDFVSRLAGDTALAMVFNTSLDGEQLLAAINEEFGLDIQGRDKMALHRDLNDFLIQQYADSIRPILIIDEAQNLSAESLEEIRLLSNLETGGTKLLQIILVGQPELQEILDQHRLRQLRQRIAVSCHLSTLSLAEVEEYIFYRLEKAGNRGALSFEADCMEVIHRYSGGIPRLVNRICDFLLLAAFGEETFYLTLDLVTEVASEAGDATALEGGHPRTQDLPDEGAETRLEQLESDFARMLSGDLEKERIFEKLTLFENVLKKMIKKQQLQFDALEESIDKLSSRLEEVEKKRGISLVK comes from the coding sequence ATGTACGAATCCTTCTTCGGTCTCAAAGACAAACCCTTCAGCCTGGTGCCGGACCCGCGTTTTCTCTTTTTGAGCGCGACCCACAAAAAGGCTCTGCGTTACCTGCAGTACGGTCTTCAGGAAGGGGCCGGTTTTATTCTGCTCACCGGCGAGGTCGGCTCGGGCAAGACCACTATCCTAAAGGATTTTGTATCTCGTCTCGCCGGGGATACGGCATTGGCCATGGTGTTCAATACCTCCCTCGACGGCGAACAGCTGCTGGCCGCCATCAATGAAGAATTCGGTCTCGATATCCAAGGCCGGGACAAGATGGCCCTTCATCGCGATCTCAACGATTTCCTCATTCAGCAGTACGCCGACAGCATTCGGCCGATCTTGATTATCGACGAGGCGCAGAATCTCTCCGCCGAATCGTTGGAAGAGATTCGTCTGTTGTCCAACTTGGAAACCGGTGGCACCAAGCTGTTGCAGATCATTCTGGTAGGCCAGCCAGAATTGCAGGAAATCCTTGATCAGCACCGTCTGCGTCAGCTTCGGCAACGCATTGCCGTCAGTTGTCATCTCAGCACATTGTCTTTGGCCGAAGTCGAGGAGTACATCTTCTATCGTCTCGAAAAGGCTGGCAACCGAGGTGCACTCAGCTTCGAGGCGGACTGTATGGAGGTCATCCACCGTTACAGCGGCGGCATCCCCAGGTTGGTCAACCGCATTTGCGATTTTTTGCTGCTGGCCGCCTTCGGCGAGGAGACCTTTTATCTGACCCTGGATCTGGTTACCGAGGTCGCCAGCGAAGCCGGTGACGCGACGGCTCTGGAAGGGGGGCATCCGCGCACGCAGGATCTGCCCGATGAAGGCGCGGAAACACGCCTTGAGCAACTCGAATCGGATTTTGCCCGCATGCTCTCCGGGGATCTGGAGAAAGAACGAATTTTTGAGAAGCTTACCCTGTTTGAGAATGTGTTAAAAAAAATGATTAAAAAACAACAGCTTCAGTTCGATGCGCTGGAGGAGAGTATCGACAAACTTTCTTCCCGTCTGGAAGAGGTGGAGAAGAAGCGGGGGATCTCGTTGGTCAAATGA
- a CDS encoding GNAT family N-acetyltransferase, with the protein MIQVTRHIKKIYKGILWRFLRVDKLLVFSSSLYSSKEFPVYSFKFIRICKPNDAYSLQQLECAMQSMGEPAGLVESRLKNGDEVFGWLDGDRIVCFGWVTYRKRALGLVRFQDKHGRVFLYNFHTSEDYRGRGLYPALLIKIRQVLGCDLGAEFIIDVNSKNLKSIRGIEKAGFAPVAQLFFLVLFNCWRWSFRIKTIDHSSRDLFQI; encoded by the coding sequence ATGATTCAAGTTACTAGGCACATAAAAAAAATTTATAAAGGAATATTGTGGCGTTTTTTAAGAGTTGATAAACTATTAGTCTTTAGTTCCTCTTTATATTCATCTAAAGAATTTCCAGTTTATTCATTCAAATTTATCCGAATATGTAAGCCTAATGACGCCTATAGTCTGCAACAGTTAGAATGTGCGATGCAGTCTATGGGTGAGCCGGCAGGCCTTGTTGAGTCACGATTGAAAAATGGTGATGAAGTTTTTGGGTGGTTGGATGGTGATCGAATTGTATGCTTTGGATGGGTTACATATAGAAAAAGAGCTCTCGGATTAGTGCGCTTCCAAGACAAGCATGGCCGAGTTTTTTTATATAACTTTCATACATCAGAAGATTATCGAGGTCGTGGTCTGTATCCTGCCTTACTAATTAAGATACGTCAGGTGCTTGGTTGTGATCTTGGGGCCGAATTCATTATTGATGTTAATTCTAAAAACCTGAAATCTATTAGGGGAATTGAAAAAGCAGGCTTTGCTCCTGTTGCGCAGCTTTTTTTCTTGGTTCTTTTTAACTGTTGGAGGTGGTCATTTAGAATAAAAACTATAGACCACTCGTCCAGAGATCTATTTCAGATATGA
- a CDS encoding oligosaccharide flippase family protein yields the protein MLKNILSNWSNLFLSILAVFVLYPFCVRVLGEEQYGVWLLISSITGYFALLQLGVPLANVRFISKYYARGEIDKLNEVFSSNFAFFSLLGLVVLLSGIGLAWSIDNFFQIPAKFRPLAQLATIIASANIALSFVFEAFEGVLHALQKFVFLNFVKNILLFVRVFLTFLILNSRDGLFVLASILVVVTVCQAMFLYFYIRLRHPYVRIKKRYIKLATFKKVAGYSIFVLIFQVASRVSFNTDAMVIGSIVSVSSIVFFTVGNNFIIYSMQFITGISKALMPRVSELDSLKDNQGLKDVYLKYSRLTSFLVLPLCLGFIFFGGDFIALWMGEKYRVVSGNILSILAISYLFFLVQRGVAYPLLMGTSNLRFPTIFMAVTAILNLLLSIWWGKYYGLYGVAWGTTLPNLLNTAGIVWFTCRTFKLAIRTYLVSGLFIPLSAGVFFIIPAFVLHKYIILDTYLKFGFAIISSSLIYSFFVLPIYIDKKNRDFLLKKIRFSYAK from the coding sequence ATGCTGAAAAATATCCTTTCCAATTGGTCCAACCTTTTCCTGTCTATATTGGCAGTCTTTGTGCTTTACCCATTTTGCGTTCGGGTGCTTGGAGAAGAACAGTACGGGGTTTGGCTGTTGATATCCTCCATCACAGGATACTTCGCTTTGCTCCAGCTGGGCGTTCCTCTGGCAAATGTGCGTTTTATTTCTAAATACTATGCCCGTGGAGAGATTGACAAGCTGAACGAGGTTTTTAGTTCAAACTTCGCTTTTTTTTCGCTGCTAGGCTTGGTTGTTCTTCTTTCCGGTATAGGTCTAGCATGGTCAATTGACAATTTTTTTCAGATACCAGCAAAATTTCGGCCCCTAGCACAGCTGGCAACCATCATCGCCTCGGCAAACATAGCCCTAAGTTTTGTTTTTGAAGCGTTTGAAGGTGTGTTGCATGCCCTGCAAAAATTTGTCTTCCTTAACTTTGTAAAAAACATTCTTTTGTTTGTGAGGGTTTTTCTCACCTTTCTAATCTTAAATTCGAGAGATGGGCTTTTTGTTCTGGCTTCGATTCTTGTCGTGGTTACTGTTTGTCAAGCAATGTTCTTATATTTTTACATCAGGTTGAGGCATCCTTATGTAAGGATAAAAAAGAGATATATTAAGCTCGCGACATTTAAAAAAGTGGCTGGTTACAGCATTTTTGTATTAATTTTTCAAGTGGCTAGCAGGGTGAGTTTCAATACCGATGCAATGGTGATCGGAAGCATTGTTTCTGTTTCGTCCATCGTATTTTTTACCGTCGGAAACAATTTTATTATCTATTCCATGCAATTCATCACAGGGATCTCAAAAGCATTAATGCCCCGGGTGAGTGAATTAGATTCGTTAAAAGACAACCAAGGCTTGAAAGATGTTTATTTAAAGTACAGTCGACTAACTTCATTTTTAGTCCTTCCCCTGTGTTTAGGGTTTATTTTCTTTGGTGGCGATTTTATTGCTCTCTGGATGGGGGAAAAGTATCGAGTAGTCTCGGGTAACATTCTTTCGATTCTAGCGATCTCCTATCTCTTTTTTCTGGTACAAAGGGGAGTGGCTTATCCGCTTTTAATGGGTACCTCAAATTTGCGATTTCCAACAATTTTTATGGCTGTGACAGCTATACTTAATCTTTTGTTGAGTATCTGGTGGGGGAAATATTACGGACTTTACGGTGTAGCGTGGGGTACTACTTTGCCGAACTTATTGAACACGGCAGGAATTGTCTGGTTTACATGTCGCACATTCAAGCTGGCCATAAGAACTTATCTGGTATCCGGCCTTTTTATTCCCCTCAGTGCTGGTGTATTTTTTATCATTCCGGCTTTTGTTTTGCACAAATATATAATTTTAGACACTTATCTTAAATTTGGTTTTGCCATAATTAGTTCGAGCCTTATTTATTCATTCTTTGTATTGCCAATATATATTGATAAAAAAAACAGAGACTTCCTGTTAAAAAAAATTCGGTTTTCATACGCAAAATAA
- a CDS encoding GxxExxY protein produces MLLEKETYVIRGAVFEVYREMGCGFLEAVYQECLEKEFARQTIPYTSQQTLQLMYKGELLHQSYKPDFICFDSVVVELKALAKLTGEHKAQLLNYLKASGLRVGLLVNFGSYPKATLERIVL; encoded by the coding sequence TTGCTGCTTGAAAAAGAGACTTACGTGATTCGTGGCGCGGTGTTCGAGGTTTATCGAGAGATGGGTTGCGGATTTCTGGAGGCTGTTTATCAGGAGTGTCTGGAAAAAGAGTTTGCTCGACAAACAATCCCTTATACTTCACAGCAAACGTTGCAACTCATGTATAAAGGGGAACTTTTGCACCAGAGCTATAAGCCTGATTTTATTTGTTTCGACTCAGTGGTTGTTGAACTGAAAGCTCTTGCAAAACTGACCGGTGAACATAAAGCACAGTTGCTGAACTATCTGAAAGCATCAGGTTTACGGGTCGGTTTGTTGGTCAACTTCGGTTCTTATCCGAAAGCGACTTTGGAGCGAATTGTTCTTTGA
- a CDS encoding O-antigen ligase family protein has product MLFYLLCIYVSLYYIRPFEWYGPLRGLPIFAVLGIICLLALFYCWATDKIRLFAYKTDYMMAGFVLAIVLSHLSNGYFGGAVDSVMQFLPSLVGYFLIAHGLDNRQKVNRFILLLIVLSTYLGYEAWLQHSQGFSHGGLEPLYQQITNADGVREPLLRVRWYGLFNDPNDLGLALVIAVPFLIQRILEKKYIIAVVCLPTLLYAIYLTNSRGAMLALLAAIFTFFILYYQSKKGMIFGVILTGLLIVFGPSRMAEISAGESSAYGRIEAWYEGFQMFKGSPLFGVGKGMFTDYHALTAHNSYMLVLAELGAVGSFFFIGVFFYSLRWAQKPFFSKRSMPSNSQEHGLLAACYGSLMGLMICMFFLSRAYILLPFMVLALLTSFINKLNSTETIKPNPDLVSKDFQVKRIGQLVLLEIVGMYVLIKVLL; this is encoded by the coding sequence ATGCTTTTCTATTTGCTTTGTATATACGTATCGCTCTATTACATTCGGCCATTTGAGTGGTACGGGCCTCTGCGCGGTTTACCGATTTTCGCCGTGCTGGGCATCATCTGTCTGCTGGCCCTCTTCTACTGCTGGGCGACCGATAAGATCCGCCTCTTCGCCTACAAGACTGACTATATGATGGCCGGCTTCGTCCTAGCCATAGTCTTATCCCATCTCAGCAATGGCTATTTCGGCGGGGCTGTCGATTCGGTTATGCAGTTTCTCCCAAGTTTGGTGGGTTATTTTCTCATTGCGCATGGCTTGGACAACAGACAAAAGGTCAACCGGTTTATTTTACTGTTGATCGTGCTGTCAACCTATCTAGGTTATGAGGCTTGGTTGCAACATTCGCAGGGTTTTAGTCATGGCGGCCTGGAGCCGCTCTACCAGCAAATAACCAATGCCGACGGGGTCCGTGAGCCATTGCTTAGGGTACGCTGGTACGGTTTGTTTAACGATCCTAATGATTTAGGGTTGGCATTGGTTATAGCGGTACCCTTTTTGATTCAGCGCATATTAGAGAAAAAATACATTATAGCGGTTGTGTGTCTGCCAACCCTGTTATACGCGATTTATCTGACCAATTCCCGGGGGGCTATGTTGGCGTTGCTGGCCGCCATTTTCACATTTTTCATTCTATATTATCAAAGCAAGAAGGGGATGATATTTGGAGTGATCTTAACGGGACTTCTAATCGTTTTCGGTCCCAGTCGCATGGCCGAGATTTCGGCGGGGGAGAGCTCAGCCTACGGTCGTATTGAAGCTTGGTACGAGGGCTTTCAAATGTTTAAGGGCAGCCCCCTCTTCGGGGTTGGTAAGGGCATGTTCACTGATTACCATGCACTGACAGCCCATAACTCTTATATGCTGGTACTGGCAGAGTTGGGGGCTGTTGGGTCATTTTTTTTCATAGGCGTGTTCTTTTATTCTTTAAGGTGGGCTCAAAAACCCTTTTTCTCTAAAAGAAGTATGCCATCGAACAGCCAGGAACATGGTTTGCTTGCGGCCTGTTACGGAAGCTTGATGGGCCTCATGATATGTATGTTTTTTCTTAGTCGTGCCTATATTTTACTGCCTTTTATGGTTTTGGCCCTGTTGACCAGCTTTATCAATAAGTTGAATAGCACAGAGACAATAAAACCAAACCCCGATTTAGTATCTAAGGATTTCCAAGTGAAAAGGATTGGTCAGTTGGTTTTGTTGGAGATCGTTGGAATGTATGTTCTAATTAAGGTACTTCTGTGA